Proteins from a genomic interval of Streptomyces fodineus:
- a CDS encoding Mrp/NBP35 family ATP-binding protein yields MATEDLVREALATVNDPEINRPITELGMVKSVEIGADGAVAVTVYLTVSGCPMRETITQRVTEAVSRVEGVTRVDVTLDVMSDEQRKELAAALRGGQAEREVPFAKPGNLTRVYAVASGKGGVGKSSVTVNLAAAMAADGLKVGVVDADIYGHSVPRMLGADGRPTQVENMIMPPSANGVKVISIGMFTPGNAPVVWRGPMLHRALQQFLADVYWGDLDVLLLDLPPGTGDIAISVAQLIPNAEILVVTTPQQAAAEVAERAGSIAVQTHQKIVGVVENMSGLPCPHCGEMVDVFGTGGGQVVADGLTRTTGATVPVLGNIPIDVRLREGGDEGKPVVLTDPDSPAGSALRAIAGKLGGRQRGLSGLSLGITPKNKF; encoded by the coding sequence ATGGCTACGGAAGACCTGGTGCGCGAGGCACTGGCGACGGTGAACGACCCCGAGATCAACCGACCCATCACCGAACTGGGGATGGTCAAATCGGTCGAGATCGGTGCGGACGGTGCGGTCGCGGTGACCGTGTACCTGACCGTCTCCGGCTGCCCCATGCGCGAGACCATCACCCAGCGGGTGACCGAGGCGGTCTCCCGGGTCGAGGGCGTCACCCGCGTCGACGTCACGCTGGACGTGATGAGCGACGAGCAGCGCAAGGAACTGGCGGCGGCCCTGCGCGGCGGCCAGGCCGAGCGCGAGGTCCCCTTCGCCAAACCCGGCAACCTGACCCGCGTCTACGCGGTCGCCTCCGGCAAGGGCGGCGTCGGCAAGTCCTCGGTGACGGTCAACCTCGCGGCGGCGATGGCGGCCGACGGCCTCAAGGTGGGCGTCGTCGACGCCGACATCTACGGCCACAGCGTGCCGCGCATGCTGGGCGCGGACGGCCGTCCCACCCAGGTCGAGAACATGATCATGCCGCCGTCGGCGAACGGCGTGAAGGTCATCTCCATCGGCATGTTCACCCCGGGCAACGCCCCGGTGGTCTGGCGCGGCCCGATGCTGCACCGCGCGCTCCAGCAGTTCCTCGCGGACGTCTACTGGGGCGACCTCGACGTCCTCCTGCTGGACCTCCCGCCCGGCACGGGTGACATCGCGATCTCGGTCGCCCAGCTGATCCCGAACGCCGAGATCCTGGTCGTGACGACGCCTCAGCAGGCGGCGGCCGAGGTCGCCGAGCGCGCCGGCTCCATCGCCGTACAGACCCACCAGAAGATCGTCGGCGTGGTCGAGAACATGTCCGGCCTGCCCTGCCCGCACTGCGGCGAGATGGTCGACGTCTTCGGCACGGGCGGCGGCCAGGTGGTCGCCGACGGCCTGACCCGCACCACCGGTGCGACGGTCCCGGTCCTCGGCAACATCCCCATCGACGTCCGCCTCCGCGAGGGCGGCGACGAGGGCAAGCCGGTGGTCCTGACCGACCCGGACTCCCCGGCGGGCAGCGCCCTGAGGGCGATCGCCGGGAAGCTGGGAGGACGGCAGCGGGGTCTGTCGGGCCTGTCGCTGGGGATCACACCGAAGAACAAGTTCTAG
- a CDS encoding sec-independent translocase: MFNDIGPLELVTIIVLAVLVFGPDKLPKVIQDVTRTIRKIREFSESAKQDIRSELGPEFKDFEFEDLNPKTFIRKQLDGDELGLKEIRNGFDLKKEMAEVTDAVQGRESEASASSTGAPAASSGRVDMTKKPEEPGQDDRPPFDADAT, from the coding sequence GTGTTCAATGACATAGGACCACTGGAGCTGGTGACGATCATTGTGCTCGCCGTGCTCGTTTTCGGTCCGGACAAGCTCCCGAAGGTCATCCAGGACGTCACGCGCACGATCAGGAAGATCCGCGAGTTCTCGGAGAGTGCCAAGCAGGACATCCGTAGCGAACTGGGCCCGGAGTTCAAGGACTTCGAGTTCGAGGACCTCAACCCCAAGACGTTCATCCGCAAGCAGTTGGACGGCGACGAGCTGGGGCTGAAGGAGATCCGCAACGGGTTCGACCTGAAGAAGGAGATGGCCGAGGTCACGGACGCCGTCCAGGGGCGGGAGAGCGAGGCCTCGGCGTCGTCCACGGGTGCGCCTGCCGCCTCCTCGGGGCGTGTCGACATGACCAAGAAGCCCGAGGAGCCCGGCCAGGACGACCGGCCGCCCTTCGACGCGGACGCCACCTAG
- a CDS encoding zf-HC2 domain-containing protein encodes MSGSRPKPAEAHLAEQHLGDRLSALVDGELGHESRERVLAHLATCARCKAEADAQRRLKNVFAEAAPPPPSASLLARLQGLPGGGDLDGDGMSPPGGGLFGRGSDDESAATTPASGVFGVFGVRRGERFTFGYVPARQHGPAGPVLATPAPQGRGFRVHPVGRPDDGRSASRGLRFAVVAAGAVSLAAVALGGVTAGVPGDTTAEARGGSGSGSNVVPARSAGTGAATPDTQRRRVVGPLLAQGGTQFGPSTAAPTSMSAPLVPGLPSSGAGQAQNEAMRNLTAPLTAGAAAVSPLIRPLDDTVVYPLTAWSTFPGVTGSGLLSAPAPDTTATASSSPSTPHQTP; translated from the coding sequence GTGAGTGGATCCCGGCCCAAACCTGCGGAGGCGCACCTCGCAGAGCAGCACCTGGGAGACCGGCTCTCCGCCCTGGTGGACGGAGAGCTCGGTCATGAGTCGCGTGAGCGGGTCCTCGCGCACCTGGCCACGTGTGCCCGGTGCAAGGCGGAGGCGGACGCCCAGCGTCGGCTGAAGAACGTGTTCGCGGAGGCGGCCCCGCCGCCGCCCTCGGCGAGCCTCCTGGCCCGCCTCCAGGGCCTTCCCGGAGGGGGTGATCTGGACGGCGACGGCATGTCGCCGCCCGGGGGAGGACTCTTCGGCCGCGGTTCCGACGACGAGAGTGCCGCAACCACCCCGGCCTCCGGCGTCTTCGGCGTCTTCGGAGTGAGGCGCGGCGAGCGCTTCACGTTCGGGTACGTCCCCGCGCGCCAGCACGGCCCGGCCGGCCCGGTCCTCGCCACCCCGGCACCGCAGGGGCGCGGCTTCCGCGTCCATCCCGTCGGCCGCCCGGACGACGGGCGCTCCGCCTCGCGCGGTCTGCGGTTCGCCGTCGTCGCCGCCGGCGCGGTGTCGCTGGCCGCGGTCGCTCTCGGCGGCGTGACCGCCGGCGTACCCGGTGACACCACGGCGGAGGCCCGCGGCGGCTCCGGCTCCGGCAGCAACGTGGTCCCGGCGCGCTCGGCCGGCACGGGCGCGGCGACACCCGACACCCAGCGCCGTCGCGTGGTGGGGCCGCTGCTCGCCCAGGGCGGCACACAGTTCGGCCCGTCGACGGCGGCCCCGACCTCGATGTCGGCACCGCTGGTGCCCGGACTGCCGTCCTCCGGTGCAGGTCAGGCCCAGAACGAGGCGATGCGCAATCTGACCGCGCCGCTGACGGCCGGCGCGGCCGCCGTCTCACCGCTGATACGTCCGCTCGACGACACGGTGGTGTATCCGCTCACCGCATGGTCCACGTTCCCTGGAGTGACCGGCTCCGGTCTGCTGTCCGCCCCCGCCCCCGACACCACGGCCACTGCCTCATCGTCCCCGTCCACCCCCCACCAGACTCCCTGA
- the sigE gene encoding RNA polymerase sigma factor SigE, translated as MLRRFLGSAGRPKSVTDTAADHHAGFAAGEAQTATFSTDADGQAWTPPTWEEIVSTHSGRVYRLAYRLTGNQHDAEDLTQEVFVRVFRSLSTYSPGTFEGWLHRITTNLFLDMVRRKQRIRFDALGEDAAERLASREPTPQQLFNDAHFDADVQQALDTLAPEFRAAVVLCDIEGLSYEEIAATLGVKLGTVRSRIHRGRSQLRKALAHRSPEARAAERRSFLARVPALGGGGATA; from the coding sequence GTGCTGCGGCGCTTCCTCGGATCGGCGGGCAGGCCGAAATCCGTGACCGACACCGCTGCTGACCACCACGCCGGTTTCGCCGCAGGCGAGGCCCAGACCGCGACCTTCTCCACCGACGCGGACGGGCAGGCGTGGACTCCGCCCACCTGGGAGGAGATCGTCAGCACCCACAGCGGCCGGGTCTACCGGCTGGCCTACCGCCTGACGGGCAATCAGCACGACGCCGAGGACCTCACCCAGGAGGTCTTCGTCCGTGTCTTCCGCTCCCTGTCGACGTACTCGCCGGGTACCTTCGAGGGCTGGCTGCACCGCATCACCACGAACCTCTTCCTGGACATGGTCCGGCGCAAGCAGCGCATCCGCTTCGACGCCCTCGGCGAGGACGCGGCCGAGCGCCTGGCCAGCCGCGAGCCCACCCCGCAGCAGCTCTTCAACGACGCGCACTTCGACGCCGACGTCCAGCAGGCCCTGGACACCCTCGCACCCGAGTTCCGCGCCGCCGTCGTGCTGTGCGACATCGAGGGCCTGTCGTACGAGGAGATCGCCGCGACCCTGGGCGTGAAGCTCGGCACGGTCCGCTCCCGTATCCACCGTGGCCGCTCCCAGCTCCGCAAGGCCCTCGCGCACCGCTCCCCGGAGGCCCGTGCGGCCGAGCGGCGCTCGTTCCTGGCCCGTGTCCCCGCTCTGGGGGGAGGGGGCGCGACCGCGTGA
- a CDS encoding O-methyltransferase: MCGFPAPTDTVTPRHPRGQERVITGNRQTSWAFADAFVAEDEALRWARDRAREAGLRSVSPGTGAALRLLAASVDAKAVAEIGTGCGVSGIHLLHGMRPDGVLTTVDPEPEHQQFARQAFRACGFASNRARFIPGRALDVLPRLADAGYDLVFCDGDRLEYLDYLAESLRLLRPGGLVVFEGVFAGGRTVDSGPQPTEVLRLRELLRTVRESGELVPSLLPVGDGLLCAVKR; the protein is encoded by the coding sequence ATCTGCGGGTTCCCGGCACCAACGGATACAGTCACGCCCAGGCATCCACGGGGACAGGAGAGGGTCATTACCGGCAACCGGCAGACGAGCTGGGCGTTCGCCGACGCCTTTGTCGCCGAGGACGAAGCGCTGCGGTGGGCCCGCGACCGGGCCCGCGAGGCAGGGCTGCGCTCGGTGTCGCCCGGCACGGGCGCCGCGCTGCGTCTGCTCGCCGCCTCCGTGGACGCGAAGGCCGTCGCGGAGATCGGCACGGGCTGCGGGGTGTCCGGAATCCATCTGCTGCACGGCATGCGCCCGGACGGGGTGCTCACCACGGTCGACCCGGAGCCGGAGCACCAGCAGTTCGCCCGGCAGGCCTTCCGCGCCTGCGGCTTCGCCAGCAACCGGGCCCGCTTCATCCCCGGCCGCGCGCTCGACGTGCTCCCCCGGCTCGCGGACGCGGGCTACGACCTCGTCTTCTGCGACGGGGACCGGCTGGAGTACCTGGACTATCTCGCTGAATCGTTGCGCCTGCTACGGCCCGGCGGTCTGGTGGTCTTCGAAGGGGTCTTCGCGGGCGGCCGTACGGTGGACTCGGGGCCGCAGCCCACGGAGGTGCTGCGGCTGCGCGAGCTGTTGCGCACGGTGCGCGAGAGCGGGGAGCTGGTCCCCTCGCTGCTGCCGGTGGGCGACGGCCTGCTGTGCGCCGTCAAGCGCTGA
- a CDS encoding DUF3117 domain-containing protein — protein MAAMKPRTGDGPLEVTKEGRGIVMRVPLEGGGRLVVELTPDEAKALGDALQDVAG, from the coding sequence ATGGCGGCCATGAAGCCGCGGACGGGCGATGGCCCGCTCGAGGTGACCAAGGAGGGGCGGGGCATTGTCATGCGCGTTCCGCTCGAAGGCGGCGGTCGACTCGTCGTCGAGCTAACCCCTGACGAGGCCAAGGCGCTCGGCGACGCCCTCCAGGACGTTGCCGGCTGA